In Montipora foliosa isolate CH-2021 chromosome 13, ASM3666993v2, whole genome shotgun sequence, one DNA window encodes the following:
- the LOC137983066 gene encoding leucine-rich repeat-containing protein 74B-like, which translates to MTYFLDRITSGDSELIMRNLGVGPTGAVAVAEALARNASVKRMDISLNDIQDKGAIAVAKLLEVNGNIVNVSLSENKIGKDGAEALGNMLTVNDSLLRIDISRNQLTDEDIQFFSSVLQTEDSLTSLDVSHNSLGITGGEYLGEMVALHSSLRELNLGWNRLGDQGVKTFCVGLNENRTLEKLDLCWNEIDHEGAKCIASSIEHNGKLMVLNLNNNRITDRGMEKIAKSLEFNDTLKVLKIGFNLITSGGACALLRSLLKNSGSAIKEVRMAEVEINSSIKELYYRLKIRKPRFQLWELSTASGDLYHFVKPQNPMTVLDDYLKRNQLNARRHRGLEGDEDCY; encoded by the coding sequence ATGACATACTTCCTCGACAGGATAACATCCGGGGATTCCGAACTGATAATGAGAAATCTTGGGGTAGGTCCCACGGGCGCTGTAGCTGTGGCCGAGGCATTGGCGCGAAATGCCTCAGTCAAGAGAATGGATATTTCTCTGAATGATATTCAAGACAAAGGGGCAATCGCTGTCGCGAAGCTACTCGAGGTAAACGGTAATATCGTGAACGTCAGTCTGTCCGAAAATAAGATTGGAAAAGATGGCGCTGAAGCACTTGGAAACATGTTAACTGTGAACGACAGTTTGCTAAGAATTGATATTTCTAGGAATCAGTTAACAGACGAGGATATTCAATTCTTTAGTAGCGTTTTGCAGACAGAGGATTCTCTTACCTCACTAGACGTAAGTCACAACTCCTTAGGAATCACTGGAGGAGAGTATTTGGGCGAAATGGTTGCGCTGCATAGTTCTTTGCGTGAATTAAACTTAGGATGGAATCGACTTGGCGACCAAGGAGTCAAAACATTCTGTGTTGGATTGAATGAAAACCGGACATTGGAAAAGCTAGATTTGTGTTGGAATGAGATTGATCACGAAGGCGCAAAATGCATTGCTTCATCAATAGAACACAACGGAAAGCTTATGGTACTTAACTTAAATAACAACCGCATTACAGATCGGGGAATGGAAAAGATCGCAAAGAGTCTGGAATTCAATGACACCCTTAAAGTACTTAAGATAGGTTTCAATCTGATTACTTCAGGGGGTGCATGCGCGCTGTTGCGATCGCTTCTCAAAAACTCAGGCAGCGCAATAAAAGAAGTTCGCATGGCGGAAGTTGAAATAAATAGCAGCATAAAAGAACTGTACTACCGATTGAAGATTCGAAAACCAAGATTCCAACTGTGGGAATTATCAACAGCAAGCGGGGACCTTTATCACTTTGTAAAGCCGCAAAATCCAATGACGGTCTTAGATGATTATCTGAAAAGGAACCAGCTTAATGCACGCAGACATCGAGGCCTGGAAGGGGATGAGGATTGTTACTGA